The following coding sequences lie in one Zingiber officinale cultivar Zhangliang chromosome 2B, Zo_v1.1, whole genome shotgun sequence genomic window:
- the LOC122048062 gene encoding THO complex subunit 4B-like, with the protein MSGTLDMSLDDIIKSSKKTTDDGRERSREAGGPSRRAPNRTANRSAPYSSGKAPDSVWQHDMYSTAQASGFPAPTTRASSIETGTKLYISNLEFGVSNEDIKEEEEAALWSEANGMRPATFRTSMVSLS; encoded by the exons ATGTCGGGCACCCTCGACATGTCCCTCGACGACATAATCAAATCAAGCAAGAAGACTACCGACGACGGACGCGAGCGGAGCCGTGAGGCTGGCGGGCCGTCCCGTCGCGCGCCCAACCGAACGGCTAACCGATCCGCCCCTTACTCCTCCGGGAAG GCTCCCGACTCGGTGTGGCAGCACGACATGTACTCGACGGCGCAAGCAAGCGGTTTTCCTGCTCCGACGACGAGGGCTTCCTCCATAGAGACCGGCACCAAGCTGTATATCTCGAATTTGGAATTCGGAGTGTCAAACGAGGACATCAAG gaggaagaggaagcggCCTTGTGGAGCGAGGCTAATGGAATGAGGCCTGCAACATTTAGAACTTCCATGGTATCACTCTCGTGA
- the LOC122048060 gene encoding uncharacterized protein LOC122048060, whose protein sequence is MDVIDPSPRDSKMIKTLDLIAVAVIEVVSGLLGSFYNSVNKKIVTLDIKIGGYLTLVIMLEKQLSCSLEELYNETTKKMKISRETLDASGVETITLGDKRKEFRQVSKRGIPPTDHQHLIRFIYGQEGDIDGKIRGRKRRRKQADWVLFIGDFGYENVELVRSISNLKLPKAVILGNHDSWTTQTFSEKKTNQVCLRLECLGEEHVGYSRLDFPSLKLCP, encoded by the exons ATGGACGTCATCGATCCGTCGCCGAGAGATTCGAAGATGATCAA AACACTGGATCTGATTGCAGTGGCAGTCATTGAAGTCGTCAGTGGACTTTTGGGAAGCTTCTACAACTCTGTCAACAAG AAAATAGTGACCTTGGATATCAAGATAGGTGGCTACTTGACATTGGTGATCATGCTTGAGAAACAGCTGTCGTGTAGCCTCGAGGAGTTGTACAATGAGACCACCAAAAAGATGAAAATCTCTAGAGAAACTTTGGATGCCAGTGG TGTTGAGACCATTACTCTTGGAGATAAAAGGAAGGAATTCAGACAAGTGT CTAAAAGAGGGATTCCACCAACCGACCACCAACATCTAATCCGGTTTATTTACGGTCAAG AAGGAGACATAGACGGGAAAATCAGAGGaaggaaaaggaggaggaagcAG GCTGATTGGGTACTCTTCATAG GTGATTTTGGTTATGAGAATGTTGAACTTGTTAGAAGTATTTCAAACCTAAAATTGCCAAAAGCAGTGATTCTTGGAAACCATGATAGTTGGACGACCCAAACATTTTCAGAGAA AAAGACTAATCAAGTCTGTCTTCGGTTGGAATG TTTGGGAGAAGAGCATGTTGGGTACTCTCGCTTGGACTTTCCTTCTTTAAAGCTGTGTCCTTGA
- the LOC122048061 gene encoding DELLA protein SLN1-like → MADIAQKLEQAEMAMGSSVVANNDDALFFQLAADTVHYTPSGISTCVDNILSELNGPPPPPVSSPPLVLSLPLNAPAPLDQQKRHPEALPSDAA, encoded by the coding sequence ATGGCCGACATCGCGCAGAAGCTGGAGCAGGCAGAGATGGCCATGGGAAGCAGCGTCGTCGCCAACAACGATGATGCCCTTTTTTTCCAACTTGCGGCCGATACCGTCCACTACACCCCCTCGGGCATTTCCACCTGCGTCGATAACATCCTCTCGGAGCTCAAtgggcctcctcctcctcctgtcTCGTCGCCTCCTCTTGTCTTATCGCTGCCTCTCAACGCCCCTGCTCCGCTCGATCAGCAGAAACGCCATCCCGAGGCTCTCCCCTCCGATGCGGCCTAA